In the Topomyia yanbarensis strain Yona2022 chromosome 3, ASM3024719v1, whole genome shotgun sequence genome, one interval contains:
- the LOC131689967 gene encoding protein lethal(2)k10201 — protein MADDFTSPDAILALLNKYGTGFREKDDIFFTEGNFYLKKFIRLGVLSDTDRLNDDAEKQERTEIICNVPNCCYSCSLVQDYESHYNSQHRYTCGECKKTLPSGHLLDLHLSETHDSYFAAQVQSGKRPMYDCFLEECPHKSRDSLERRDHCIKEHKFPHNFRFDKQIPTQKKSKPHSSYSETIVNSTEMDVEPVDTGSSSSAAKCTKNFNFGHSKVRSFKPQKLDKKTDILESNRMVVDLLESLPKD, from the exons ATGGCAGATGATTTTACTTCACCGGATGCTATTCTGGCGCTGTTGAATAAATACGGAACCGGCTTTCGCGAAAAAGATGACATTTTCTTTACCGAGGGaaacttttatttaaaaaagtttATTCGACTCGGTGTGTTGAGTGATACCGACCGGTTGAACGACGATGCcgagaagcaggaaagaac AGAAATAATATGCAACGTTCCAAACTGCTGCTACAGTTGTTCTCTGGTTCAAGACTACGAGTCTCACTACAACTCACAACATCGGTACACGTGCGGAGAATGTAAGAAAACACTACCCAGTGGTCACTTGCTGGATCTCCATCTATCGGAAACGCATGATTCCTACTTTGCAGCTCAGGTCCAATCAGGGAAGAGACCTATG TACGACTGCTTTTTGGAAGAATGTCCACACAAAAGTCGAGACTCCCTAGAACGTCGGGATCACTGCATCAAAGAGCACAAGTTTCCTCACAACTTTCGTTTCGACAAGCAAATTCCAACTCAAAAGAAATCTAAACCACATTCATCATATTCCGAGACAATAGTGAATTCAACGGAAATGGACGTCGAACCGGTGGATACTGGTAGTTCTTCCAGTGCTGCAAAGTGCACTAAGAATTTCAACTTTGGTCACTCCAAGGTAAGATCATTCAAACCTCAGAAACTCGATAAGAAGACTGATATTTTGGAAAGCAACCGAATGGTGGTAGATTTGTTAGAAAGTCTTCCCAAAGACTAA
- the LOC131689968 gene encoding delta-like protein 1, with protein MSNNWYYQIIIVAALGSSIVLSWSSAEAVRYVPKWKKQACELPSAQNEYSHYVCDDNGDVKCLPGWTGDLCDVPICKKGCDPLNGYCKRPNECRCKLGFYGDNCNRCIPLPGCQHGGCQQSFECVCHKGWDGIFCSEPICRADCHPSRGYCEKPGECRCRLGWSGPTCRDCQVLPGCQRGTCTKPLECKCMPGWTGILCQTPICANNCSRDHGYCRRPGECRCRVGWMGDECNKCHPYPGCKNGDCRRPWECNCKPGWGGMLCDEELNYCEKNPNTCQNGAKCTSLIKDDGFYKCECPSGYKGMHCEIPPPSMTTSSTTTTAATISTAETTTVDSQEHVHENEQMTSLRLQLSNVTTQYPGEDYLSDEFSAEDVDNEA; from the exons ATGAGCAATAACTGGTACTATCAGATAATAATTGTGGCGGCGCTCGGCAGCAGTATCGTCCTCAGTTGGTCATCAGCGGAAGCCGTTCGTTATGTGCCAAAATGGAAGAAACAG GCCTGTGAGCTTCCGTCTGCCCAGAACGAGTACTCGCATTACGTGTGCGACGATAACGGCGATGTCAAGTGTCTTCCAGGCTGGACTGGCGACCTGTGCGATGTGCCCATCTGCAAGAAAGGTTGCGACCCGCTGAACGGATACTGCAAACGACCGAACGAGTGCCGCTGCAAACTCGGATTCTACGGAGACAACTGCAATCGCTGTATTCCACTGCCCGGCTGCCAACATGGTGGATGCCAGCAGTCATTCGAATGCGTCTGCCACAAGGGTTGGGACGGGATCTTCTGCTCGGAGC CGATTTGCCGAGCGGATTGTCACCCCTCTCGTGGTTACTGCGAAAAACCTGGGGAATGCCGTTGCCGTCTGGGCTGGTCTGGTCCAACGTGTCGTGACTGTCAGGTTCTACCGGGATGCCAACGTGGAACTTGTACAAAACCGTTGGAATGCAAATGTATGCCCGGATGGACTGGCATCCTGTGTCAAACTC caATCTGCGCTAACAACTGCAGCCGTGATCACGGTTACTGCCGTCGTCCCGGGGAGTGTCGTTGCCGTGTCGGCTGGATGGGAGATGAATGCAACAAGTGTCACCCGTACCCGGGCTGTAAGAACGGAGACTGCCGGCGACCATGGGAATGTAACTGCAAACCCGGCTGGGGTGGAATGCTATGCGACGAAGAGTTAAATTATTGCGAGAAGAACCCGAACACGTGCCAGAACGGTGCAAAATGTACATCGCTGatcaaggacgatggtttctACAAGTGTGAATGTCCCTCGGGGTACAAGGGGATGCATTGCGAAATTCCTCCACCCTCGATGACGACCAGTTCAACGACTACGACAGCAGCAACGATTAGCACTGCTGAGACAACAACGGTCGACAGTCAGGAACATGTGCATGAAAATGAGCAAATGACAAGTTTGAGGCTACAGCTCAGCAATGTGACAACGCAATACCCTGGGGAGGACTATCTAAGCGATGAATTTAGCGCCGAGGACGTGGACAATGAGGCCTGA